From Nitrospira sp., the proteins below share one genomic window:
- the secF gene encoding protein translocase subunit SecF, which yields MLEILGKTNFDFMGKRKIAFLFSGIMVLLGLVAVVQISRGAANLGIDFAGGTAVQLKFEQPIRIDEARRALDANGVNNAELQEFGQENKLLVRVKASTTIEEKTAERVMAVFTKDFPTNKFVVDASTEIGPTIGKKLQEDALIAVVISFIGIILYIAMRFELRFGVAAALATFHDVLAVLGAFYVLDKEITLLVVTALLTLAGYSLTDTVVVFDRIRENLRLRRRESEEATINGAVNQVLSRTIVTSLTVVLVLIPLTLAGGEVLHDFSLALLWGVIFGTYSSVFVASPLLLLWPGAAGRMMKRG from the coding sequence ATGTTAGAGATCCTGGGGAAAACCAATTTTGATTTCATGGGGAAGCGCAAGATCGCGTTTCTCTTTTCCGGCATCATGGTGTTGCTGGGGCTGGTCGCGGTCGTGCAGATCAGCCGAGGCGCAGCCAATCTCGGCATCGATTTCGCCGGCGGCACTGCCGTGCAGCTCAAGTTCGAGCAGCCCATTCGGATCGACGAAGCGCGCCGCGCGCTGGATGCGAACGGGGTGAACAATGCCGAACTGCAAGAGTTCGGGCAGGAGAACAAGCTGCTGGTCCGTGTGAAAGCCTCCACAACCATCGAAGAAAAGACCGCCGAACGGGTGATGGCCGTGTTTACGAAAGACTTCCCGACCAACAAGTTCGTCGTCGATGCCTCGACTGAGATCGGGCCGACGATCGGGAAGAAGCTGCAGGAAGATGCGCTGATCGCCGTGGTCATCTCGTTCATCGGGATTATTCTGTACATTGCGATGCGTTTCGAGCTGCGGTTCGGCGTGGCGGCGGCGCTGGCGACGTTCCACGACGTGCTGGCGGTCCTGGGGGCGTTTTATGTTCTGGATAAAGAAATTACGCTCTTGGTCGTGACGGCCCTCCTGACCTTGGCCGGGTATTCGCTGACCGACACCGTGGTCGTGTTCGACCGGATTCGTGAAAACCTCCGCCTGCGCCGGCGGGAGTCGGAAGAGGCTACGATCAACGGCGCGGTGAATCAGGTGTTGAGCCGCACGATTGTCACCAGCTTGACTGTCGTGCTGGTGTTGATCCCCTTGACGCTGGCGGGCGGCGAAGTGCTGCACGATTTCTCGCTGGCGCTGTTGTGGGGCGTGATTTTCGGGACCTATTCGTCGGTGTTTGTCGCCAGCCCGCTGCTGTTGCTCTGGCCTGGCGCGGCTGGACGCATGATGAAGCGGGGTTAG
- the secD gene encoding protein translocase subunit SecD gives MKKVSGRFAVLALVVVLSVVFFLPSYKPLYQALPDWARKVLPDKGITLGLDLQGGIHMVMEVDEDRAVEIAVDRSVNSLQDVLVDKKIPAESVKRTAPQQVTIQFANGELKAQVQKLLEDYPTFFEVEAAGSANMVVWELRDTEIKRIKDSAINQALETIRNRIDQFGVSEPLVQRQGLKQIVVQLPGVKEPKRAKDLIKETALLEFKMLDEDNQMKMDFPARIPKEKEAETVRQFEAKIPEGDQILFERVFEKETGREFRVPYLVKKRVMLTGDVLSDARVSIGQFNDPYVSITFDGKGGREFERITGENVKKRMAVVLDNTIYSAPVIQERITGGRAQITGTFSTQEASDLAIVLRAGALPAPLKIIQDLTVGPSLGQDSIDKGVQSTLFAGAMVVVFMIVYYRLSGAIADFALVLNLVCLLGALSALNATLTLPGIAGIVLTIGMGVDSNVLIFERIREELRQGKGVRLAVDGGYNKALLTIIDSHVTTLITGVALFLFGTGPIKGFAVTLCLGIAINLFTALVGTKVIFDVLNQRPKVETLSI, from the coding sequence ATGAAAAAAGTGAGCGGGCGGTTTGCGGTACTCGCGTTGGTGGTGGTGCTGTCGGTCGTGTTTTTCTTGCCGTCATACAAGCCGCTCTATCAGGCGTTGCCTGATTGGGCGCGCAAGGTGTTGCCGGACAAGGGCATTACGCTGGGGCTGGATCTCCAGGGCGGCATTCACATGGTGATGGAGGTCGATGAGGATCGCGCGGTGGAAATTGCCGTCGATCGGTCCGTCAATTCCCTCCAAGACGTGCTGGTCGATAAGAAGATTCCGGCTGAATCGGTCAAGCGGACGGCGCCGCAGCAGGTCACCATTCAGTTTGCCAACGGGGAACTGAAGGCGCAGGTGCAGAAGCTGCTTGAGGACTACCCGACGTTCTTCGAGGTCGAGGCGGCTGGTTCGGCCAATATGGTCGTCTGGGAGCTGCGCGACACCGAAATCAAGCGCATCAAGGATTCCGCGATCAATCAGGCCCTGGAAACCATCCGGAACCGCATCGATCAGTTCGGCGTGTCGGAACCGCTGGTCCAGCGTCAGGGGCTCAAGCAGATCGTCGTGCAATTGCCGGGCGTCAAAGAGCCGAAGCGGGCGAAGGATCTCATCAAGGAAACCGCCTTGCTCGAGTTCAAGATGCTCGACGAAGACAACCAGATGAAGATGGATTTCCCGGCCCGTATCCCGAAGGAAAAAGAGGCCGAGACCGTCAGGCAGTTCGAGGCCAAAATCCCCGAGGGCGATCAGATCCTTTTCGAGCGGGTGTTTGAGAAAGAGACCGGACGGGAGTTCCGGGTTCCCTATCTCGTGAAGAAGCGGGTCATGCTGACCGGCGATGTGTTGAGCGATGCCCGCGTGTCGATCGGCCAGTTCAACGATCCCTACGTGTCCATTACGTTCGACGGAAAAGGCGGACGTGAATTCGAGCGCATTACCGGCGAGAACGTGAAGAAGCGGATGGCCGTGGTGCTCGACAATACGATCTATTCCGCTCCAGTGATTCAAGAGCGCATCACCGGCGGACGGGCGCAGATCACCGGCACCTTCAGCACGCAGGAGGCCAGCGACCTGGCGATCGTCCTGCGCGCGGGCGCGCTGCCGGCGCCGCTCAAAATCATTCAAGACCTGACGGTCGGCCCGTCGCTCGGCCAGGATTCCATCGACAAGGGCGTGCAATCGACGCTCTTTGCCGGCGCCATGGTCGTGGTCTTCATGATCGTCTATTACCGCCTGTCCGGCGCGATCGCGGATTTCGCCCTGGTGCTGAATCTCGTGTGTCTGCTGGGGGCGCTGTCGGCGTTGAATGCCACGCTCACCTTGCCGGGCATCGCCGGTATTGTGTTGACGATCGGCATGGGGGTCGATTCCAACGTGCTGATTTTTGAACGCATTCGTGAAGAGTTGCGCCAGGGCAAAGGGGTCCGCCTGGCAGTGGACGGCGGGTACAACAAGGCCTTGCTGACGATCATCGACTCGCACGTCACGACGCTGATCACGGGGGTCGCCTTGTTCCTGTTCGGCACGGGTCCGATCAAGGGATTTGCCGTCACCCTGTGTCTGGGCATTGCCATTAACCTGTTTACGGCCTTGGTGGGCACGAAGGTCATCTTCGATGTCCTCAACCAGCGGCCTAAAGTCGAGACTCTCAGCATCTAA
- the yajC gene encoding preprotein translocase subunit YajC — protein sequence MVMASVAWAQGLGGGGGSNSGTLLSLVPFVLIFVIFYFLLILPQQKRQKAQKAMLDDLKKGDKIITASGIWGTITNLGKETVTLQVADNTKIKIQKEHIAKLRADDDDKE from the coding sequence ATGGTGATGGCGTCAGTAGCATGGGCGCAGGGGCTTGGCGGCGGCGGAGGGTCCAATTCGGGGACCTTGCTGTCGCTGGTGCCGTTCGTCCTGATTTTTGTCATTTTTTATTTCCTGCTCATTTTGCCGCAGCAGAAGCGGCAGAAGGCGCAGAAGGCGATGCTGGATGATTTGAAAAAGGGCGACAAGATCATCACGGCGTCCGGCATTTGGGGCACGATCACGAATCTCGGGAAGGAGACCGTGACGCTGCAGGTGGCCGACAACACGAAGATCAAGATTCAAAAAGAGCATATTGCCAAGTTGCGCGCGGATGACGACGACAAAGAGTAG
- the tgt gene encoding tRNA guanosine(34) transglycosylase Tgt, which translates to MIQFTLRQQDRQTKARLGQLRTARGVIDTPAFMPVGSLGPVKGLEPDDLQNLGFRLMLNNAYHLYLRPGHKVVAELGGLHAFTGWPGAILTDSGGFQIFSLAKLCKITDDGVTFQSHIDGSTHFITPETAIEIEEALGADIIMAFDQCVALPASREAIQEGVRRTTEWAKRCQGSRRRADQSLFGIVQGGLEADLRRRSAQELVALDFEGYAIGGLSVGESKADMYAMLDVTAPELPETKPRYLMGVGLPEDLIEGVARGVDLFDCVVPSRHGRTGWLFTGFGRVSIKQAQYTRDERPIDPDCGCPVCKRYSRAYLHHLFNVKEMLGSRLNTIHNLWYFADLMQRIRSSIERGTFLALRDEFYRARAEVAPAGDARESADDDRRTGLD; encoded by the coding sequence ATGATTCAGTTTACGCTCAGGCAGCAGGACCGGCAGACGAAGGCACGGCTCGGCCAGCTGCGCACGGCGCGGGGCGTGATCGACACGCCTGCGTTCATGCCGGTAGGGTCGTTGGGCCCGGTCAAGGGGCTGGAGCCGGACGATTTGCAGAACCTGGGTTTTCGGCTGATGCTCAACAATGCCTATCATTTGTACCTCCGGCCCGGGCACAAAGTGGTCGCGGAATTGGGCGGACTGCATGCCTTCACCGGATGGCCCGGCGCGATTCTGACGGACAGCGGCGGGTTTCAAATCTTCAGTCTCGCGAAACTGTGCAAGATCACCGATGACGGCGTGACATTCCAGTCGCATATCGACGGCTCGACGCATTTCATCACGCCGGAAACCGCGATCGAGATCGAAGAGGCGCTCGGCGCCGATATCATCATGGCGTTCGATCAATGTGTGGCCTTGCCGGCCTCGCGCGAGGCGATTCAAGAGGGCGTGCGCCGGACCACCGAATGGGCCAAGCGCTGCCAAGGGAGCCGCCGGCGGGCCGATCAATCCCTCTTCGGCATCGTGCAAGGCGGCCTGGAAGCAGATTTAAGACGGCGCTCGGCGCAGGAGCTGGTCGCGCTCGACTTTGAAGGGTATGCCATCGGCGGGCTGTCAGTCGGGGAGAGCAAGGCGGATATGTATGCCATGCTGGACGTCACGGCGCCCGAACTGCCGGAGACCAAGCCACGGTATCTCATGGGGGTCGGCCTGCCCGAAGATCTGATCGAAGGCGTGGCGCGCGGCGTCGATTTGTTCGATTGCGTGGTGCCGTCCCGGCATGGCCGGACCGGCTGGCTGTTCACCGGCTTTGGCCGGGTGTCGATCAAGCAGGCGCAGTATACGCGCGATGAACGGCCCATCGATCCCGATTGCGGATGCCCGGTTTGCAAACGGTACTCGCGGGCCTATTTGCATCACTTGTTCAACGTGAAAGAAATGCTGGGATCGAGGCTGAATACCATCCATAACCTCTGGTATTTTGCGGATCTCATGCAGCGGATTCGGTCGTCGATCGAGCGCGGGACGTTTCTCGCGTTGCGCGACGAGTTTTACCGGGCGCGCGCCGAGGTGGCGCCGGCTGGAGACGCGCGGGAGAGCGCTGACGATGACCGCCGGACCGGGCTGGATTAA